Proteins encoded together in one Marinithermus hydrothermalis DSM 14884 window:
- a CDS encoding tripartite tricarboxylate transporter TctB family protein, with protein MTDRIVGALLWGLALWYGLEAVRLKVGFVTDPVGPKAFPLLLAGLLALTSTYLLARPDPEPAWPEAAVWLNAGLALGSLVGYAYLLVPLGFILATTLEVGFLGLLFGGRARASFPAALALSLGLYALFVWALGIPLPVGRVFGG; from the coding sequence ATGACCGACCGGATCGTCGGCGCACTCCTTTGGGGTTTGGCCTTGTGGTACGGCCTTGAGGCGGTTCGCCTCAAGGTCGGTTTCGTGACGGACCCGGTAGGCCCCAAGGCCTTCCCGCTCCTCCTCGCGGGGCTCCTCGCCCTCACGAGCACCTACCTCCTCGCGCGGCCGGACCCCGAGCCGGCGTGGCCCGAGGCGGCGGTCTGGCTGAACGCCGGGCTCGCCCTGGGGAGCCTGGTGGGGTACGCGTACCTCCTCGTGCCTCTGGGGTTCATCCTCGCGACCACGCTCGAGGTGGGGTTTTTAGGCCTGCTCTTCGGGGGGCGGGCCCGGGCGAGTTTTCCCGCCGCGCTCGCGCTCTCCTTGGGGTTGTACGCGCTGTTCGTGTGGGCCTTGGGGATCCCCCTGCCCGTCGGGCGGGTCTTCGGAGGGTAG
- a CDS encoding Bug family tripartite tricarboxylate transporter substrate binding protein has product MNRFTVLGTLVALALTGSALAFTPKNVECIAPADPGGGWDFTCRVIAARLLPELGIVPGPIKVTNMPGGGGGVGFAHAVTQRRGDENLLVAASTATTTRLAQGLYAEFTADDVRWLGALGADFGVIAVAQDSPITSLAELLERLKADPNGIVFGGGSAAGGWDHLKVLLLARAAGIPDLASIRYVSFSSGGSAMIELLGGRVQAFTGDVSEVVAQAEAGNIRVLAVLSPERIPALGEVPTARELGVDVIGANWRGFYAPPGISEEAYAFWVEALTQLGQSEAWAEVREQNGLAPFFMVGAEFEAFVKEQVQSIREISEELGLIQ; this is encoded by the coding sequence ATGAACCGGTTCACGGTACTGGGTACCCTGGTGGCCCTCGCGCTTACAGGCAGCGCGCTGGCCTTCACGCCGAAAAACGTGGAGTGCATCGCCCCGGCGGATCCCGGCGGGGGCTGGGACTTCACCTGCCGCGTGATCGCGGCTCGGCTGCTCCCTGAGCTGGGGATCGTGCCCGGCCCCATCAAGGTGACCAACATGCCCGGCGGCGGGGGCGGGGTGGGGTTCGCCCACGCGGTCACCCAACGCCGGGGGGACGAGAACCTTTTGGTGGCCGCGAGCACCGCGACCACCACGCGCCTCGCGCAGGGGTTGTACGCGGAGTTTACCGCGGACGACGTGCGCTGGCTCGGCGCGCTCGGCGCGGATTTCGGCGTGATCGCCGTGGCGCAGGACTCCCCCATCACCTCCCTCGCGGAGCTGCTCGAGCGCCTTAAGGCGGATCCTAACGGGATCGTCTTCGGGGGTGGCAGTGCGGCCGGGGGTTGGGACCACTTGAAGGTCCTGTTGCTCGCGCGGGCCGCGGGCATTCCGGACCTCGCGTCGATCCGGTACGTGTCCTTTAGCAGTGGCGGCTCGGCGATGATCGAGCTGCTGGGCGGCCGGGTGCAGGCCTTTACCGGGGACGTCTCCGAGGTGGTCGCCCAGGCGGAAGCCGGAAACATCCGCGTGCTGGCGGTCCTCTCGCCCGAGCGGATCCCGGCGCTGGGGGAGGTGCCCACGGCGCGCGAGCTGGGCGTGGACGTGATCGGCGCGAACTGGCGCGGGTTCTACGCGCCGCCCGGAATCTCCGAGGAGGCTTACGCCTTCTGGGTGGAGGCCCTGACCCAGCTCGGCCAGTCGGAGGCGTGGGCCGAGGTGCGCGAGCAGAACGGGCTGGCCCCCTTCTTCATGGTCGGGGCGGAGTTCGAAGCCTTCGTCAAGGAGCAGGTCCAGTCCATCCGTGAGATCTCCGAGGAGCTCGGCCTGATCCAATGA
- a CDS encoding tripartite tricarboxylate transporter permease, translating to MEVLSFLALGFEVALQPLNLLLAFMGALVGTLIGVLPGIGPISGVALLVPLTFALRLPPESALILLAGIYYGAMYGGSTTSILLNVPGETASVVTTLDGYQMARQGRAGPALAVAAIGSFVAGTLSVIGLMFFAPWLARLAIRFGPAEYFALMVFAMTTISSLAGRNLAKALIATLLGLMLATVGLDPGSAVPRYTFGQLKLYDGMDFLVVAIGLFAISEVLFLLEESRLIRPVRARVERTYISLKELVFSLGAILRGSVLGFFIGVLPGAGASIASFISYTLEKRYSDREGTFGKGDIRGVAAPESANNAASGGALIPLLTLGVPGSGTTAVLLGALMGMNIVPGPLLFQQHPQVVWGLIASMYIGNLMLLVLNLPLVGLFVRILTVPRWFLVPAVVAISFIGVYAVNNSPFDLLLMSAFGLLGYLMRRMDFPLAPVILGLVLGSLMEVNFRRALALSNGDLGILFGSPIAIALWALAAFSLIAPWLLGRLFRVRVPQGEEGEA from the coding sequence ATGGAGGTCCTATCCTTCCTCGCCCTGGGGTTCGAGGTGGCCCTCCAGCCCCTGAACCTACTCTTGGCCTTTATGGGCGCGCTCGTGGGGACCCTGATCGGGGTCCTGCCGGGGATCGGGCCGATCAGCGGGGTGGCGCTGTTGGTGCCGCTCACCTTCGCGTTGCGGCTCCCGCCGGAGTCCGCGCTGATCCTCCTCGCGGGCATCTACTACGGGGCCATGTACGGGGGGTCCACCACGAGCATCCTGCTCAACGTCCCCGGCGAGACCGCCTCGGTCGTCACCACGCTGGACGGGTACCAGATGGCCCGCCAGGGCCGGGCCGGTCCGGCCCTCGCGGTCGCGGCGATCGGCTCGTTCGTCGCGGGGACCCTGTCGGTGATCGGGTTGATGTTCTTCGCGCCGTGGCTCGCGCGGCTCGCGATCCGGTTCGGGCCGGCGGAGTACTTCGCGCTCATGGTCTTCGCGATGACCACGATCTCGAGCCTCGCCGGAAGGAACCTGGCCAAGGCCCTGATCGCGACGCTGCTCGGCCTGATGCTGGCCACGGTGGGGCTCGATCCGGGCAGCGCCGTGCCCCGGTACACCTTCGGGCAGCTCAAGCTGTACGACGGGATGGATTTTTTGGTGGTGGCGATCGGGTTGTTCGCGATCAGCGAGGTGCTGTTCTTGCTCGAGGAGAGCCGGTTGATCCGGCCGGTGCGCGCGCGGGTCGAGCGGACCTACATCTCGCTTAAGGAGCTGGTCTTCTCGCTGGGCGCGATCCTGCGGGGGAGCGTCCTGGGGTTTTTCATCGGGGTGCTTCCGGGGGCGGGGGCCTCGATCGCGAGCTTCATCTCCTACACCCTCGAAAAACGCTACTCCGACCGGGAGGGGACCTTCGGCAAGGGGGATATCCGGGGGGTGGCCGCGCCGGAGTCCGCGAACAACGCGGCCTCGGGCGGGGCGTTGATCCCCTTGTTGACGCTGGGGGTGCCCGGGAGCGGGACGACCGCGGTGCTGCTCGGGGCGCTCATGGGCATGAACATCGTGCCGGGCCCCTTGCTGTTCCAGCAGCACCCCCAGGTGGTCTGGGGGCTGATCGCCTCGATGTACATCGGGAACCTGATGCTCCTTGTGCTGAACCTGCCGCTCGTGGGGCTTTTCGTGCGGATCCTGACCGTGCCCCGCTGGTTTTTGGTGCCCGCGGTGGTGGCGATCAGCTTCATCGGGGTGTACGCGGTGAACAACAGCCCCTTCGACCTGCTCCTCATGAGCGCGTTCGGCCTCCTCGGGTACCTGATGCGTCGGATGGACTTCCCCCTGGCCCCGGTGATCCTGGGGCTGGTCCTGGGCTCGCTCATGGAGGTGAACTTCCGCCGGGCGCTCGCGCTGAGCAACGGGGACCTTGGAATCCTGTTCGGAAGCCCAATCGCCATCGCCCTGTGGGCGCTTGCGGCCTTCAGCCTGATCGCCCCGTGGCTGTTGGGCCGCCTCTTCCGGGTCCGGGTACCGCAGGGAGAGGAGGGGGAGGCGTGA
- a CDS encoding MmgE/PrpD family protein yields MGDRYLKRFAAYAAQLRYEDLPDATVHEVKRRVLDSIGVGIAAFTEALPKAARAWAYARPHPEGARLWGTPARAAPEVAAFANGVLVRYLDYNDTYLSREPLHPSDMLPALFAVAEWRRANGRAFLVAAALAYEVAVRLCDAASLRAHGWDHVNYITIGTALGASRLLGLEAAALEHALALAVVPHAAMRATRAGELSMWKGAAAAAAARGGVFAATLAAHGVTGPPQAFEGEMGFVQQLLGGAGFDEAAFAGLEAGHPPTAVLKTHLKRWPVEYHAQSAVEAALALHKALGDPQRIARVRIETFRTAYEIIAKDPEKWAPTTRETADHSLPYIVAVALLDGAVSRATFAPERIQDPRLRAFLAEKVTLEEAPELSRGYPEGVPHRITVHTTDGRMLTQEVRHPRGHAANPMSDAEVRAKYRANVQGMFSAAQAEAVEGMVWELEALGEVGALSARMVV; encoded by the coding sequence ATGGGGGACCGGTACCTGAAGCGCTTCGCGGCGTACGCGGCGCAGCTGCGGTACGAGGACCTTCCAGACGCCACGGTGCACGAGGTCAAGCGGCGCGTGCTGGACTCGATCGGCGTGGGCATCGCCGCCTTCACGGAGGCGCTGCCCAAGGCCGCGCGGGCCTGGGCGTACGCCCGGCCGCACCCCGAAGGGGCCCGGCTCTGGGGCACGCCCGCGCGCGCCGCGCCCGAGGTCGCGGCCTTCGCGAACGGCGTGCTGGTGCGGTACCTGGACTACAACGACACCTACCTCTCCAGGGAACCGCTGCACCCGAGCGACATGCTCCCCGCGCTCTTCGCTGTGGCCGAGTGGCGGCGCGCGAATGGCCGGGCGTTCCTCGTCGCCGCGGCCCTCGCGTACGAGGTCGCGGTGCGGCTCTGCGACGCGGCGAGCCTCCGGGCGCACGGCTGGGACCACGTGAACTACATCACCATCGGCACCGCGCTCGGGGCTTCCCGGCTGCTGGGCCTCGAGGCAGCGGCCCTCGAGCACGCCCTGGCCCTCGCGGTCGTGCCGCACGCCGCGATGCGCGCGACGCGCGCGGGGGAGCTCTCCATGTGGAAGGGCGCGGCGGCCGCCGCGGCCGCGCGGGGCGGGGTGTTCGCGGCCACGCTCGCCGCGCACGGGGTGACCGGCCCGCCCCAGGCGTTCGAGGGCGAGATGGGGTTCGTGCAGCAGCTCCTGGGAGGCGCGGGTTTTGACGAGGCGGCGTTCGCGGGCCTCGAGGCGGGCCATCCGCCCACGGCTGTCCTGAAGACGCACCTCAAGCGCTGGCCGGTGGAGTACCACGCCCAAAGCGCGGTGGAGGCGGCCCTCGCACTCCACAAGGCCCTCGGGGACCCCCAGCGGATCGCCAGGGTGCGGATCGAGACCTTCCGCACGGCCTACGAGATCATCGCGAAGGACCCGGAGAAGTGGGCCCCCACGACGCGGGAGACCGCGGATCACTCCCTCCCCTACATCGTCGCGGTGGCCTTGCTGGACGGGGCGGTGAGCCGGGCGACGTTCGCCCCGGAGCGGATCCAGGACCCGAGGCTTAGGGCCTTCCTCGCGGAGAAGGTCACCCTCGAGGAGGCCCCCGAGCTGAGCCGGGGGTACCCGGAGGGGGTGCCCCACCGCATCACGGTGCACACCACGGACGGCCGGATGCTGACCCAGGAGGTGCGCCACCCGCGGGGGCACGCGGCGAACCCCATGAGCGACGCGGAGGTGCGCGCGAAGTACCGCGCGAACGTGCAGGGGATGTTCAGCGCGGCGCAGGCCGAGGCCGTGGAGGGAATGGTCTGGGAGCTGGAGGCGCTAGGGGAGGTCGGGGCGCTGTCCGCGCGGATGGTGGTGTAA